A region of Pleionea litopenaei DNA encodes the following proteins:
- the cysS gene encoding cysteine--tRNA ligase: MLQIYNNLTRSKETFKPLVEGQVGLYVCGVTVYDYCHIGHGRTYVAFDVLARFLRYSGYNVKYVRNVTDIDDKIIHRANDKGVSFEQITEQFKAEMDADFARLGILPPDVEPTATQSMSDIIAMITQLIERGAAYQGEQGDVYFSVSSFADYGKLSKQNLADLRAGERVGVASDKRDPLDFVLWKSAKPDEPHWESPWGKGRPGWHIECSAMSKQCLGEHFDIHGGGSDLQFPHHENEIAQSEAANGCQFVNYWVHTGMVQVEKEKMSKSLGNFFTIRDVLKEYRPESVRFFLVSSHYRSQLNYSSDNLDAADASLERLYQALRGLEATNGKVLSDYEQRFVSAMNDDLNTAEAMAVLFDVARELNRARKEGTADVANLAFTLRSLGDLLGLLQQDPDAFLQSSNQSEALDVARIEQLIEERNQARSDRNFARSDEIRDLLLEEGIVLEDSREGTRWRKEG; the protein is encoded by the coding sequence ATGCTTCAAATTTATAACAATTTAACTCGTAGTAAAGAAACCTTTAAACCACTCGTAGAAGGGCAGGTGGGTTTGTACGTGTGCGGCGTGACTGTTTACGATTATTGCCATATAGGACACGGCAGAACTTATGTTGCTTTTGATGTTTTAGCGCGTTTTCTACGTTATTCGGGATACAACGTTAAGTACGTGCGTAACGTTACTGATATCGATGACAAAATCATTCATCGAGCGAATGACAAAGGCGTTTCTTTCGAGCAGATTACTGAGCAATTTAAAGCCGAAATGGATGCTGATTTTGCGCGACTCGGCATTTTGCCACCTGACGTTGAACCAACGGCGACTCAGTCTATGAGCGACATCATTGCGATGATTACTCAATTGATCGAGCGTGGTGCTGCCTATCAGGGCGAGCAAGGCGATGTGTACTTTTCGGTGTCATCCTTCGCCGATTATGGAAAACTCAGCAAGCAAAACCTAGCGGATCTGCGCGCGGGAGAGCGTGTCGGGGTCGCATCGGATAAGCGCGATCCTTTAGATTTCGTTTTATGGAAGTCAGCAAAACCTGATGAGCCGCATTGGGAATCTCCGTGGGGTAAAGGGCGTCCGGGTTGGCACATTGAGTGTTCGGCAATGAGTAAGCAATGCCTGGGTGAGCACTTCGATATTCACGGCGGAGGTTCAGATTTGCAATTTCCTCATCATGAAAATGAAATCGCTCAATCTGAGGCGGCCAACGGTTGCCAGTTTGTGAACTATTGGGTTCATACTGGTATGGTGCAAGTTGAAAAAGAAAAAATGTCTAAATCTTTGGGCAACTTTTTTACTATTCGAGATGTTTTAAAAGAGTACCGCCCTGAATCGGTGCGGTTTTTCTTAGTCAGCTCGCATTATCGAAGTCAGCTTAATTACTCCAGTGACAACCTTGATGCCGCCGATGCAAGTTTAGAGCGTCTTTATCAAGCCTTGAGAGGGCTTGAAGCGACTAATGGGAAAGTGTTGAGCGATTATGAACAGCGCTTTGTCAGTGCCATGAATGACGATTTAAACACCGCCGAAGCCATGGCTGTATTGTTTGATGTCGCTCGCGAATTAAACCGAGCTCGAAAAGAGGGCACGGCTGACGTTGCCAATCTTGCCTTTACGCTACGCAGTCTTGGCGACTTACTTGGCTTGTTGCAACAAGATCCCGATGCGTTTTTACAGTCATCAAATCAATCAGAAGCTCTAGATGTTGCTCGGATTGAACAATTGATTGAGGAACGCAACCAAGCACGCAGTGATCGAAATTTTGCGCGCAGCGATGAAATTCGAGACTTACTGTTAGAAGAAGGTATCGTGTTAGAGGATTCTCGCGAGGGCACTCGTTGGAGAAAAGAAGGCTAG
- a CDS encoding TorF family putative porin — MPIIKSTNRRTTTYQSLLVSALLVVCNLSVPQVQADVSANVGYASEYYFRGILQKESSASAGLDYSAGDLSLGTWAADVGDGLEVDLYGSYGFTFSEDFSASVGFTGYYYTGEFDDTYEEINLGLAYKFIAIDYAVGGWDGGDATSDDYDYLAITLSHEGFYGKYATFGDEFDGDYFEFGYGTTVGGFDTSIALIISSDELSDQLDSNGNPTESEALVFSLAKSFDL, encoded by the coding sequence ATGCCAATAATAAAATCAACAAACCGCCGTACAACAACCTACCAAAGCTTATTAGTGAGCGCTTTATTGGTTGTTTGTAACCTATCAGTACCGCAAGTACAGGCAGACGTCAGCGCCAACGTCGGTTACGCGTCCGAATATTATTTCAGAGGAATATTACAAAAAGAGTCTTCTGCCAGCGCTGGCCTCGATTATTCAGCGGGCGACTTATCACTCGGAACCTGGGCAGCCGATGTCGGAGACGGCCTAGAAGTTGACCTGTATGGCAGCTACGGATTTACCTTCAGCGAAGACTTTTCAGCCAGTGTTGGTTTCACCGGGTATTATTACACAGGGGAATTTGACGACACCTATGAAGAAATCAATCTTGGTTTGGCTTACAAATTCATCGCCATTGATTACGCCGTCGGAGGCTGGGATGGTGGCGATGCAACGAGCGATGATTATGACTACCTAGCCATTACCTTGTCGCACGAAGGCTTCTATGGCAAATACGCTACCTTCGGAGATGAGTTTGATGGCGATTATTTTGAATTCGGCTACGGCACAACGGTGGGTGGTTTCGATACCAGCATTGCATTGATTATCAGTAGCGATGAGCTTAGCGATCAACTTGATAGCAATGGCAACCCTACAGAAAGCGAGGCCTTGGTGTTTTCTCTCGCCAAAAGTTTTGATTTATAA
- the fabA gene encoding bifunctional 3-hydroxydecanoyl-ACP dehydratase/trans-2-decenoyl-ACP isomerase — protein sequence MSIISQYTRDELIACGKGELVGPAGNTISRLPLPNMLMMDRITTISTEGGAFGKGYIDAEFDINPDLWFFGCHFESDPVMPGCLGVDAMWQLTGFFISWLGQSGKGRALGSGEIKFFGQILPTAKRVTYRIDVKRLILRKLKMIIADGSVAVDGKQIYTAQDLKVGLFDSTDTF from the coding sequence ATGTCAATAATCAGTCAATATACTCGTGATGAGCTTATCGCTTGCGGCAAAGGTGAATTAGTTGGCCCTGCGGGTAACACCATCTCTCGCTTGCCCTTGCCCAATATGTTAATGATGGATCGTATCACGACGATCTCTACAGAAGGCGGCGCTTTCGGTAAAGGTTACATCGATGCTGAGTTTGATATTAACCCTGACTTATGGTTCTTTGGATGTCACTTCGAAAGTGATCCAGTGATGCCCGGTTGTCTAGGCGTTGATGCGATGTGGCAGCTTACTGGATTTTTTATTTCATGGCTTGGTCAGTCCGGTAAAGGTCGCGCGTTAGGATCTGGCGAGATTAAATTTTTCGGTCAAATTTTACCCACTGCGAAACGAGTAACTTATCGCATTGATGTGAAGCGCTTAATTTTGCGTAAATTAAAAATGATTATTGCCGATGGCTCCGTAGCGGTTGATGGCAAGCAAATTTATACTGCACAAGATTTAAAAGTAGGCTTGTTTGACTCCACCGATACGTTTTAG
- the fabB gene encoding beta-ketoacyl-ACP synthase I, with translation MKRVVITGMGVVSCLGNNVEEVTTSLKAGKSGIRFKEIYKEKGLRSQVAGWPDLDIKDHIDRKVVRFMADASGYAYIAMQQAIDDAGLSDELVSNVRTGLITGSGGGSQGTQVEAVQICEEKGVKRVGPYAVPKTMASTTSACLATPFKIKGINYTISSACATSAHCIGNAYEQIMMGKQDIVFAGGGEEEDWRLTLLFDAMGALSSKYNDTPETASRPYDATRDGFVISSGGGILVLEELEHAKARGAKIYAELVGYGATSDGYDMVAPSGEGAVRCMQQALSTVKGPIDYINTHGTSTPVGDTAELKAIKEVFGNEVPQISSTKSLAGHSLGATGVHEAIYSLIMMKDSFIAGSANINELDPDAEGLPIVQEKKDASINRVLSNSFGFGGTNACLVFEKFDN, from the coding sequence ATGAAAAGAGTCGTAATCACAGGAATGGGTGTTGTTTCCTGTTTAGGTAACAATGTTGAAGAAGTCACGACATCGCTAAAAGCGGGTAAGTCGGGCATTCGTTTTAAAGAAATTTACAAAGAAAAGGGACTTCGTAGCCAAGTAGCTGGCTGGCCCGATTTAGATATCAAAGATCACATCGACCGTAAAGTTGTGCGCTTTATGGCGGATGCCTCGGGGTATGCCTACATAGCGATGCAACAGGCGATTGACGATGCCGGCCTATCTGATGAGTTGGTCTCTAACGTTCGCACCGGACTCATTACTGGCTCTGGTGGCGGCTCGCAAGGCACTCAAGTAGAAGCGGTACAGATTTGTGAAGAAAAAGGTGTCAAACGAGTTGGTCCCTATGCCGTTCCTAAGACCATGGCGAGTACGACATCGGCTTGTTTAGCGACGCCGTTTAAAATTAAAGGCATCAATTACACGATTTCTTCGGCTTGCGCGACCAGTGCGCATTGTATTGGTAATGCCTACGAGCAAATTATGATGGGTAAACAAGACATTGTTTTTGCTGGGGGCGGCGAAGAAGAGGATTGGCGTTTAACCTTGCTGTTTGATGCAATGGGCGCGTTATCATCAAAGTACAATGACACACCAGAAACGGCGTCTCGACCCTACGACGCCACTCGCGATGGGTTTGTTATTTCGTCCGGCGGCGGTATTCTTGTTCTTGAAGAGCTAGAGCATGCCAAGGCTCGCGGCGCTAAAATATACGCAGAGCTCGTCGGTTACGGCGCAACATCAGATGGTTACGATATGGTCGCGCCATCAGGCGAAGGGGCCGTTCGTTGTATGCAGCAAGCGTTATCAACGGTCAAGGGACCGATTGACTACATTAACACTCACGGAACCAGCACGCCCGTTGGTGATACCGCTGAGCTAAAAGCGATCAAAGAAGTGTTTGGAAATGAAGTTCCACAAATCTCATCGACCAAATCGTTAGCTGGGCACTCCCTCGGTGCCACTGGTGTGCATGAAGCCATTTACAGTTTAATTATGATGAAAGACAGTTTTATTGCGGGTTCTGCCAATATTAACGAGCTGGATCCTGACGCAGAAGGCTTGCCAATTGTTCAAGAGAAAAAAGACGCAAGCATTAACCGAGTGTTAAGCAATTCGTTTGGTTTTGGTGGGACCAACGCTTGCTTGGTGTTTGAAAAGTTTGATAACTAA
- a CDS encoding tetratricopeptide repeat protein, with translation MKKIAVILWLGFYASLGAAIPVTAKTTTSSSKASEVVLDRDTTLSELNELAYELIKQGQYDQAFKYSEQARRIAVYQNDNHHLARALTNLGSSYFYLSQHENALRLYNSAYDIARSNNDFPGISRALNNIGAVYVALENYTDATNVFQKSYAAEKESQLAKLQTLVNLMHASSLGRIYPDFVKYTEQLEQEIPKVKDAFTIAYYFQNLGEVAVFNGDLPLAETYFKKALKISEDEGFQTLRIENLLDLAEAALVQGDTINALNRVDDILAVTNKDNLNKSHFAKAYEILYRVYKMESQFEQALASLESHNRYANDLRELKVRQLAEIARIERQTQEQIDNLSTAEGQNIKLQQQLQDYKTWFWLSLLLTLVLVAALISLLVAKKNT, from the coding sequence ATGAAGAAAATCGCAGTGATCTTATGGCTTGGTTTTTATGCATCCTTAGGTGCTGCGATACCTGTCACAGCAAAAACAACAACCTCCTCGAGTAAAGCGAGTGAGGTTGTGCTCGACCGTGACACAACTTTGTCTGAACTCAATGAACTGGCGTACGAACTGATAAAGCAAGGCCAATACGATCAAGCCTTTAAGTATTCCGAACAAGCTCGGCGCATTGCAGTGTATCAAAATGATAATCATCATTTAGCCAGAGCATTAACCAATCTAGGCTCCAGTTATTTCTACTTATCACAGCATGAAAATGCGTTACGACTGTATAACTCTGCTTACGATATTGCACGCTCTAACAACGATTTTCCGGGAATCAGTCGCGCATTAAATAATATCGGTGCCGTTTACGTAGCTCTCGAAAATTACACCGATGCGACCAATGTTTTCCAAAAATCATACGCAGCTGAAAAAGAAAGTCAGCTCGCAAAACTGCAAACACTGGTTAACCTAATGCATGCATCATCGTTGGGTCGAATTTATCCCGATTTTGTGAAATACACCGAGCAACTAGAGCAAGAAATTCCGAAAGTAAAAGACGCGTTCACGATTGCGTATTATTTTCAAAACCTTGGTGAAGTTGCCGTATTTAATGGCGACCTGCCCTTAGCTGAAACCTATTTTAAGAAAGCTTTAAAGATCTCTGAAGATGAAGGCTTTCAAACCCTTAGAATCGAAAACTTGCTCGACTTAGCGGAAGCAGCTTTGGTTCAAGGAGACACCATTAATGCGTTAAACCGAGTAGACGATATATTAGCGGTTACCAATAAAGATAATTTAAACAAAAGTCATTTTGCCAAAGCTTACGAAATTCTGTATCGCGTGTATAAAATGGAAAGCCAATTCGAGCAAGCGCTCGCAAGCCTAGAGTCTCACAATCGTTACGCAAATGATTTGCGAGAGCTCAAAGTTCGCCAGCTTGCTGAAATCGCGCGCATTGAACGACAAACACAAGAACAAATCGATAACCTATCGACCGCTGAAGGCCAGAACATCAAACTTCAACAACAACTGCAAGATTATAAAACCTGGTTTTGGTTATCGTTGCTGTTGACGCTCGTATTAGTGGCCGCATTAATTTCGTTGCTCGTCGCAAAAAAGAACACCTAG
- a CDS encoding SAM-dependent methyltransferase, which yields MGNKGRLFVVGTGLITPSHITQETKKRIESADQVYHLVPDPLGLTYLKSLNENLTYLGDSYQLTATRTQAYQLMVDRILEGLNQYSTVVAVFYGHPGVFVSPSHEVITQARRRGYDAQMLPGISAEDCLFADLGIDPASDGCQSYEATHFLIHKIQIDLCAPLILWQPGVIGDIDNAKLTAQPEALKLLQKKLIDWYGSEHPVIKYEAATLPLYDPLIESKPLSKIHQWSLSQRSTFYIAAQQSAMLDDSVVQQLVNLKPSKENSDV from the coding sequence TTGGGGAATAAAGGACGCCTTTTTGTGGTGGGAACCGGCTTAATTACACCGAGCCACATCACGCAAGAAACCAAAAAGCGCATAGAAAGTGCCGATCAGGTCTATCATTTGGTACCTGATCCACTGGGCCTTACCTATTTAAAGTCTCTGAATGAAAACCTGACCTATCTTGGCGATAGCTATCAACTCACAGCGACGCGAACGCAAGCCTATCAACTCATGGTCGATCGAATACTCGAAGGATTAAACCAATACTCTACCGTGGTTGCGGTATTCTATGGCCACCCCGGAGTCTTTGTCAGCCCGAGTCATGAAGTCATAACCCAAGCGCGTCGTCGCGGCTATGATGCCCAAATGTTACCCGGCATTTCAGCAGAAGATTGCTTATTCGCCGACCTTGGTATTGATCCCGCCAGTGATGGCTGTCAATCCTATGAAGCGACCCACTTTTTAATTCATAAGATTCAAATCGATCTCTGTGCACCATTAATCTTGTGGCAACCAGGCGTGATTGGCGATATCGATAATGCAAAACTCACCGCTCAACCTGAGGCTCTCAAGCTTTTACAAAAAAAGTTAATAGATTGGTATGGCAGTGAACACCCTGTTATTAAATACGAAGCAGCAACACTTCCGCTGTATGACCCACTGATCGAATCAAAACCACTTTCAAAAATACATCAGTGGTCTCTCAGCCAGCGCAGTACTTTTTACATTGCAGCCCAGCAGTCGGCAATGCTCGATGATTCTGTAGTACAACAATTAGTTAATTTGAAACCATCAAAGGAGAACAGCGATGTCTGA
- a CDS encoding electron transport complex subunit E produces the protein MSNYNYRQISEEGLWRNNPALVQLLGLCPLLAVSNTLINGLGLGIATTMVLVGSNLSVSLVRHWIPKEIRIPVFVMMIASFVTNTQLLMNAFTYELYLILGIFIPLIVTNCTIIGRAEAFASKNPMFPSAIDGLMQGIGFSTVLVLLGAMRELLGQGTLFYGAEQLLGSWASALTIKVFEVDQAFLFALLPPGAFFALALMIAGKNYIDQKNQQKAEVSQPEVAISGTLTNE, from the coding sequence ATGAGTAACTACAATTATCGTCAAATTAGCGAAGAGGGATTGTGGCGCAATAATCCTGCTCTGGTTCAATTACTGGGGCTTTGCCCTTTGCTCGCCGTTAGCAATACCTTAATCAATGGCTTGGGTCTTGGCATCGCGACCACCATGGTGTTGGTTGGCTCCAACCTTTCGGTTTCGTTGGTTCGCCACTGGATACCTAAAGAAATTCGAATCCCGGTGTTTGTCATGATGATCGCCTCCTTCGTCACCAACACTCAATTACTTATGAATGCCTTTACTTATGAGCTCTACTTAATTCTTGGCATTTTTATTCCATTGATTGTGACCAACTGCACCATCATCGGTCGTGCAGAAGCCTTTGCTTCAAAAAACCCGATGTTTCCATCAGCCATCGATGGACTGATGCAAGGCATCGGATTCTCAACCGTGTTAGTACTGCTCGGCGCAATGCGAGAACTGCTTGGCCAAGGCACTTTGTTTTACGGAGCCGAACAATTGCTCGGCTCGTGGGCTAGTGCGCTGACCATTAAAGTGTTCGAGGTTGACCAGGCATTTTTATTCGCGCTGCTGCCACCTGGAGCGTTTTTTGCGTTAGCGCTTATGATTGCTGGTAAAAACTACATTGACCAAAAAAATCAACAAAAAGCCGAGGTTTCGCAACCAGAAGTCGCCATTTCGGGTACTTTAACCAACGAATAA
- the rsxG gene encoding electron transport complex subunit RsxG: protein MLFQSISRNALILGAFALLSIGLIAVFHHLTKDKIKAEMQAKLARTLNELVAASEYNNDVYHDCAIIDSNGVLHPSESSKVYRMTNNGQPVALVFTVTAPDGYNGKINLIMAVRPNGQLAGVRTLSHNETPGLGDKIDTQKSDWIKQFSGLSLDQPPVEQWKVKQDGGVFDAFTGATITPRAVVRALARGLEFANSHALDIHQASNACGASNE, encoded by the coding sequence ATGTTATTTCAATCGATCTCACGCAATGCGTTAATACTGGGCGCCTTTGCTTTGTTATCCATCGGACTCATCGCCGTTTTTCACCATTTAACCAAAGACAAAATCAAAGCGGAAATGCAAGCAAAACTGGCGCGAACCCTAAACGAACTTGTCGCTGCCAGCGAATACAACAACGATGTCTACCACGACTGCGCAATCATTGACTCCAACGGTGTACTCCACCCCAGCGAAAGCAGCAAGGTGTATCGAATGACCAACAATGGTCAGCCAGTTGCGCTGGTCTTTACCGTCACCGCACCCGACGGCTATAACGGTAAAATAAATTTGATCATGGCGGTTAGACCAAACGGACAACTCGCTGGCGTACGCACATTGAGCCACAACGAAACACCGGGGCTGGGTGATAAAATTGACACGCAAAAGTCTGATTGGATCAAACAATTTTCCGGCTTATCACTCGACCAACCGCCAGTCGAGCAATGGAAAGTAAAGCAAGACGGAGGTGTGTTTGATGCATTTACTGGCGCAACCATTACCCCGAGAGCGGTCGTTCGTGCACTGGCGCGTGGGCTTGAGTTTGCTAACTCGCATGCGCTAGACATTCATCAGGCCAGCAATGCCTGTGGAGCAAGCAATGAGTAA
- the rsxD gene encoding electron transport complex subunit RsxD: MRHLTSPFTRNRNSVQWVMQQVVLATVPGAAVLFYFFGWGVIFNLVTCVAVCLFTEAAIFRLRRRPWHQGLHDYSALVTAILLGLALPPLAPWWIPVIGSLFAIIFAKHLYGGLGYNPFNPAMAGYVLLLISFPLSMTTWLPPASLATQVPNFAESWWLFFSGSDGQGHTLTWYLANIDGFAMATPLDELKTGLGMGYRQPEILQASIFAGYVNQGWQWVNVAFLIGGLYLLFRNIIQWHIPIGMLGAMLVLSSVLYWIDPDQHIAASIHLFSGATMLGAFFIATDPVSAATTPKGRIVFGAGVGCLVVLIRNFGGYPDAVAFAVLLMNMSAPLIDHYTRPTVYGAKEVE; encoded by the coding sequence TTGAGACACTTGACCTCGCCATTCACGCGCAACCGTAATTCAGTCCAGTGGGTCATGCAGCAGGTGGTGCTCGCCACGGTTCCCGGAGCCGCGGTTCTGTTTTACTTTTTCGGTTGGGGCGTTATTTTTAATTTAGTCACTTGCGTCGCGGTTTGTTTATTCACTGAAGCGGCGATTTTTAGATTGCGTCGACGCCCATGGCATCAAGGCTTACACGATTACTCAGCTCTAGTAACCGCTATTTTATTAGGTCTCGCACTGCCACCATTGGCACCTTGGTGGATCCCCGTTATTGGCAGTTTGTTTGCGATTATTTTTGCCAAACACCTGTACGGAGGCTTGGGCTACAATCCGTTTAATCCTGCGATGGCCGGTTACGTTTTACTCCTGATTTCATTTCCATTATCAATGACCACTTGGTTACCCCCTGCGAGTCTCGCGACGCAAGTGCCGAACTTCGCTGAATCTTGGTGGTTGTTCTTTTCGGGCAGTGATGGGCAAGGCCACACGCTCACTTGGTACCTTGCGAATATTGATGGATTTGCCATGGCGACGCCACTCGATGAGCTCAAGACAGGCCTGGGCATGGGCTACCGGCAACCAGAAATACTGCAAGCGAGCATTTTTGCAGGTTATGTTAATCAAGGTTGGCAATGGGTCAATGTGGCATTTTTAATCGGCGGACTCTACTTGCTTTTCCGTAACATTATTCAATGGCATATTCCCATTGGCATGCTGGGTGCCATGCTGGTGTTATCCAGCGTTTTATATTGGATCGATCCCGACCAGCACATAGCGGCCTCTATTCATCTTTTCAGTGGCGCAACAATGCTTGGGGCTTTTTTTATTGCAACGGATCCGGTGAGTGCTGCGACAACTCCTAAAGGTCGAATTGTATTTGGCGCAGGCGTTGGCTGCTTGGTGGTGCTGATTCGAAATTTTGGTGGCTACCCAGATGCGGTCGCCTTTGCCGTTTTATTAATGAATATGAGTGCGCCCTTAATTGATCACTATACTCGGCCCACCGTGTATGGTGCCAAGGAGGTCGAATAA
- the rsxC gene encoding electron transport complex subunit RsxC, with the protein MSQTVNQVGPTTSEKRTDKKAVRYDTPYRFHGGIHPDEHKTLSNQQPIKELTPPPQVSIYLGQHSGQPATPLVKAGDYVKRGQLIGAAQGSLSANIHASVSGVVQAVEERPVAHASGMRDWCVVIDNDGKDDTDRLDIIEQPLTQNRQRLLDRIFDAGIVGMGGAGFPSHIKLMPTVNHLIINAAECEPYITCDDRLMQDYADELIASIHLLQYLVGAQQVTIGIEDNKPQAIQALETSILKTSEETTGQKDLSSIQICVVPTKYPSGGEKQLIELVTGKQVPSRQLPLSLGIILHNVATALAIYRAVTQGEALTSRVMTITGNGAQQPGNYWTRIGTPFEWILEQQQVPQESISQMIMGGPMMGFALPDFRAGTLKSTNCVIVSAADELQPAQNSLACIRCSLCAEACPASLLPQQLYWFAKSENLAKAEEYQLFDCIECGACSYVCPSEIPLVQYYRFAKAEIIQKSEEKARSAHAKKRHELRELRLEREKAERAEKHRKAAEARKKAAADKGVGDEKKATIADAVARAKARKQQQESSN; encoded by the coding sequence ATGAGTCAAACAGTTAACCAAGTCGGCCCGACGACGTCGGAAAAGCGCACCGATAAAAAAGCGGTACGCTACGATACGCCCTATCGTTTTCATGGTGGAATACACCCTGACGAGCATAAAACACTATCTAACCAACAGCCGATTAAAGAACTGACACCACCACCGCAAGTGTCGATCTATTTAGGCCAACACAGCGGACAACCTGCCACGCCTTTGGTTAAAGCGGGAGATTATGTTAAGCGCGGGCAACTCATCGGTGCCGCGCAAGGGAGCTTATCGGCCAACATTCATGCCTCGGTTAGCGGTGTGGTGCAGGCAGTGGAAGAGCGTCCTGTTGCCCATGCCTCAGGCATGCGCGACTGGTGCGTTGTGATCGACAATGATGGCAAAGACGACACCGATCGACTCGACATTATCGAGCAGCCTCTAACACAAAATCGCCAACGGTTGCTCGACCGCATTTTTGATGCAGGAATTGTCGGAATGGGTGGCGCCGGTTTTCCCAGTCACATTAAATTAATGCCAACAGTGAATCATTTGATCATCAACGCCGCAGAGTGCGAGCCTTACATCACCTGTGATGATCGATTGATGCAAGATTATGCCGACGAGTTAATCGCCAGTATTCACTTGTTGCAATACTTAGTTGGCGCGCAACAGGTGACCATTGGCATCGAAGATAACAAGCCACAAGCCATCCAAGCGCTTGAAACCAGTATTCTGAAAACGTCTGAAGAAACCACCGGTCAGAAAGACTTATCTAGCATTCAAATTTGTGTGGTGCCGACTAAATACCCCAGTGGGGGCGAAAAACAGTTAATTGAATTAGTCACCGGAAAGCAAGTACCGTCGCGTCAACTGCCATTGAGTTTGGGCATTATTCTGCATAATGTCGCCACAGCACTGGCAATTTATCGAGCAGTTACGCAAGGAGAGGCATTAACCTCACGAGTCATGACCATTACCGGAAACGGCGCGCAACAACCAGGCAATTACTGGACCCGTATCGGCACGCCGTTTGAATGGATTCTAGAGCAACAACAAGTCCCTCAAGAAAGTATCAGTCAAATGATTATGGGCGGGCCAATGATGGGCTTTGCCCTCCCCGACTTTCGAGCAGGTACGCTCAAATCGACTAACTGCGTGATCGTATCGGCCGCCGACGAATTACAACCGGCACAAAACAGTCTTGCTTGTATTCGATGCAGTTTATGTGCAGAAGCATGCCCGGCCAGCCTATTGCCCCAGCAACTCTATTGGTTTGCAAAAAGCGAAAACCTCGCCAAAGCCGAAGAGTATCAGTTGTTCGATTGCATTGAATGCGGCGCTTGCTCTTATGTCTGTCCAAGTGAAATCCCACTGGTTCAGTACTATCGTTTTGCTAAGGCCGAAATTATTCAAAAAAGTGAAGAAAAAGCGCGCTCTGCCCATGCCAAAAAGCGCCATGAATTGCGTGAGCTAAGACTAGAGCGAGAAAAAGCAGAACGCGCAGAGAAACATCGCAAGGCCGCAGAAGCCCGTAAAAAAGCCGCTGCCGACAAAGGCGTTGGCGATGAGAAAAAGGCCACCATTGCCGATGCCGTGGCTCGAGCGAAAGCGCGCAAACAACAGCAGGAGTCGTCCAATTGA
- the rsxB gene encoding electron transport complex subunit RsxB, which translates to MSTFTAVLILVVLAAIFGALLGYAAIRFKVESDPIVEQIDNILPQTQCGQCGYPGCRPYAEAIANGDDINKCPPGGDSGVKALAELLGREVQELAGEPEPNIETVAVIREDECIGCTKCIQACPVDAIVGAAKQMHTVIACECTGCDLCVPPCPVDCIDMVPVEKNLKQWHWPNPSATETTQTQQRIDVVEVS; encoded by the coding sequence ATGAGCACCTTTACCGCCGTTCTTATTCTGGTTGTGTTGGCCGCCATTTTTGGCGCGCTGCTTGGCTATGCAGCGATTCGTTTTAAAGTCGAGTCGGATCCCATCGTCGAGCAGATCGACAACATTTTGCCACAGACCCAATGTGGGCAATGTGGATACCCAGGCTGTCGCCCTTACGCTGAAGCCATTGCCAACGGTGATGATATCAACAAATGCCCCCCAGGCGGCGACAGTGGTGTCAAAGCGCTTGCCGAACTGTTAGGTCGAGAAGTCCAAGAGCTAGCTGGCGAACCCGAACCGAATATTGAAACCGTTGCGGTGATTCGTGAAGACGAATGCATTGGCTGCACTAAGTGTATTCAGGCCTGTCCGGTGGATGCCATAGTTGGTGCAGCCAAACAAATGCACACGGTGATTGCGTGTGAATGCACTGGTTGCGATTTGTGCGTCCCGCCTTGTCCGGTCGATTGTATTGATATGGTGCCGGTCGAAAAGAATTTAAAGCAATGGCACTGGCCAAACCCGAGCGCCACTGAGACAACGCAAACTCAGCAACGCATCGATGTGGTTGAGGTCTCTTAG